The Streptomyces rubrogriseus genomic sequence TCACCGCGAGGACTGCGACGGCGGCCGTGATCAGGCGCGGCCTGCCGTCGGTCAGGCGCAGTCCGGCCACGGCGGCGGCGCACAGCACGCCGGGCATCAGGGCGAGGACGAATCCGGCGGCGCGGGGCCCGACCGGCCGGGGCGCCGGCCCGTCCTCGGGGCGTGCGGGGGTGTCGCCGTCGCGCGGGACCCGGGCGTACATCTCCTCCGCGAGGGAGAAGACGTCCCGGTGGCGGAAGCGTGCGGCGGTCCGGTCGGTGACGCCGTGCGCCTCCAGGCCCGCCGCGATCTCCAGCGGGTCCACGGCACGTTCGCACAGTTCGCGGTGCCGGTGCAGCAGCCCTTTCACCGGGTCCGCGGCGGAGCGGCGGACTGCGGACGCGGGCGGCGACTGCCTGCCGCCGCGGCCCGCCCGGCCGGCGTCTTCACCACCGACGTCTTCGCCACTGACGTCTTCACCATCAACGCCTTCGCGAGGGCCCGGGCCGCGCGGGGTCTCGGGCCGGTCCAGTTCGCCGAGGCCGCTCATCGGGACGCTCCCTCGGCCGCCGAAACCGATGTCGTGGCCCGGACCGGGCCGTCGTCCGTCGCCCAGCCGGGACCGGTGCGGACCGCGCCGGGACCACCCCGGGCAGCGACCCGGGCCGTGGCGTCGCTCCAGCGACCGGGGACGTGGGCCTCGGCGGGGACGCCGAAGGGCAGGGGTTCGCCGGCGCCGTCGAGGACGACGCGGCGTACCGGTGTACGAGAGAGGATCTCCAGGTAAATGCCGTGAAATGCCGTGATGTTCTGCTCGACGGTGAACAGCTCCAGTGCGCGGGCGCGTGCGGCGGCGCCCAGGCGTTCGCGGCGCTCGGGGTCGCGCAACAGCGCGACGCACGCCTCGGCGAGCGCCCGCGGATTGCGCGGGGGCACGACGAGTCCGGTGCCGCCGATGGCCTCCACCACCGCGCCGACGTCCGTGGACACCGTCGCCCGGCCGCAGAACATGGCCTCGACGAGCCCGGTCGGGAACCCTTCGACGACGCTGGAGAGCACCACCAGGGCCCCCGAGGCGTAGGCGTCGGCGCGGGAGGGCAGTTCGGGTCCGCCGGTCTCCTCGAAGGAGACCGGGTTGCGGCCCACGGCGTGCGGACCGTCGGCCTCGTCCGGGAAGAGCTGCGCCGCCAGTCCCTTGCAGTGGGCCAGGTAGGCGACGCCCTCGGGGCCGGAGGGGGCACCGACGATCCTGAGCCGCGAGCCGGGCTCCGCCCTGCGGACCTCCGCGAAGGCGTGCAGCAGGGAGACCAGGTCCTTGGCCGGTTCGACGCGGCCGACCCAGACGAGGGTCTGCGGGTCGGCGCACTCCGGGGACTCCCCCGCCTCCGCGAAGGGAGCCGCGTCCATGCCCGGGTGGACCGTGCGCAGTTTGGCGCGGTCGGCGCCGCAGCGCTCCTGCCAGCGACGGGTATGGGTGTTGCCCGGGGTGATCACGGCCGCGCGCCGGTAGGTCTCGGCGGCCAGCCGACCGTGGAAGGCGGCGAGCAGCGACCGTATCGCGGGCGAGGAATCGGGTTCCGTGAGGTAGTGCGTCCGCAGCCGCACGCCGTACTCGGTGACGAGCAGCGGCACGTCGCAGAAGTGCCGGGCGAGCAGGCCCGGGAGGGCGCCGGTGCCTCCGGAGGCCGCGTGGCACAGGTCCACCGAACCGAGGTCGTCGTCCTCGTACCAGTCGAGGGACAGGGGGCGCAGGGCGCGTTCGAGGCGCGCGGCGACGGCCAGCAGATCGGGAACGCGCGCCTCGCGCGCGGAGCGGTGGGCGCCGGGCGCGCGACAGGCGCGTTCCAGGGCGCGTACGGCGGTCTCCGAGCGGAGCGCGGTGGGCAGTCCGCCCTCGTCGCGGGCGAGTTCGGCGAGGCCGTACAGCGCACTGGCGAAACGGTCCGCCTCAAGGGCCGACTGCCCCTCCGGCTCCCCGTCCGCGCTCCTGGACGGATCCCCGGGGGCGGCGCACAGAGCCGTGGCCAACTCGCCGTAGCACTCGGCGAAGCGCCGGCGCGCGCGCCGTCCGTGGACGATTCCGTCGTCCACGGATTCCCACAGCGGGGCGGTGCGCACCCGGCCGACCTGCGGCGGCAGCGGCACCCAGCCCCCGTCCTCCTCGCGCTCGCTGCGGCTGAGCGCGTAGACGTCGAACTCGTGGTGCTCCAGGCCGCGCACGAGCCGGTCGCACCAGAGCCCGGCCTCACCGCTCACATACGGATAGCCACCCTCCGTAAGCAGTCCGATGCGCACGCGCGCACCCCCGATCTCCCGTTTGGGGAGCCGCCGTTGGCCCGGCGGCTCGCAGCGGGACGAACGTATGCGGACAAGGAGGTGGCGCGATGGACGGTTGTCCATCGCGCCACCAAAAGGGGTGAACGGTCGTAACTTTCCCGTGCGAGGCGCGTTCCGTCGCGCTAAGAGATCAATCGGTCACCACGTGTGATGCGCGGGCCCGAACTGGCCGTCAGCCGTTCGGATAGGCCCAGGCGTTGGGGCGGCAGTCGATTCCGTCGTGGTCGACGAATTTCGTCTGCTGTTGCATGACCGGGGCGAGTTCGCCGTCCTTGTCGCAGGTGACGTGGTTGTAGCCGATGCGGTGACCGACCTCGTGGTTGATCAGCATCTGCCGGTACGCGTGGATCGCGTCGCCGTACGGCGCGGCGCCCTGGGCCCAGCGGTAGGCGTTGATCATCACGCGCTGGGTGGCGGCCGAGTCGCAGGAGACGTTGTCCTCGGTGGTGTCCAGGCCCGACTTGGCGCACCACTCGGCGGTGGTGCCGGGGCTGGCCAGTGTGATGACGAAGTCCGGCTGGCCCGATTCGACGCGCTCGAAGGTACGGGCGCCGTTGTGGGCCCAGCTCCGGTCGTCGTTGAGGGTCTTCTGCACAGCCTCCGCGAAGAGTCCGCCGTCGAGGCCGAGCCCCTGCTCCACGTCGATGCGGTAGGTGTACTTCTGCCCCTTCCCGGTCCCCTTGGCGATGCCCGGGACCGCGTCGAACTTCCCGGAGGCCTTGAGGGTGGCACCCAGCGGGTAGGTCTTGCCCATCTTCTGCTCGTACGTCAGCGGTTTCGCGGAGGCGGACGCGGAGGGCGTCGGCCGTTCGTCGTCCCGTGACGCCGGGTCGTGGGCACCGCGGGCCTGGTCGGTGGCGGACTGCGCGCGCATGTCGCTCCCGTCCGACCCGTCGGCGACCTGACCGGCCACGACGACGGCCAGCACGGTGGTGACGGCGGCCGCCGCGATACCGGTGAAGGTCCGGCCCCTGGCCCCCTTGACCGGTGCGGGTTCGCCCGTGGGCGGCTCGTCGTCGGCGTCCGCCTCGGCACCACCGGGGATGCCGCCGCCTCCGGAGGCGCCCCCGTCCGCGGCGCTCCAGTCGGTGACGGAGGCGTACGGGTCGGCGGGCCGGGCCGCACCGGGGGTACGTCCGCGTGGGCGGACCGCGAAGACGTCGCCGTCCGCGCCGAAGGCGTCCAGGTAGTCCTGCCGCGGCCCCTCCCCCGGCGCCTGCCGCTGCCTCGGAAAGGGCGAGGCCGGTCCGGAGGGCGAGACCGGTCCGGAGGGCGAAGGCGGCGCGAAGGACGCGGGGGCCCCGTTGCGCGGTCCCGTCACCGAGCCGTACCCGTCACCGGGCCGCCCGCCCGGCTCGCCCCAGCCTCCGCCGGGTTCCCGCTGCTCGGGGTGACCGCCCCGGACCCGCGGCACACCGTGCGCCGGGGTGCCGTCGGAGAACCTGGGAACGCCGCGCGCCGGAGTGCCGTCGGGGAACCCGGGGACGCCGTGCGCGGGCGTGCCGTCCGCCGTCCGCGGAAAACCGTGGGCCGGCGTCTCGTCGCCGGGAAATCGCGCCCCCGGGGCGGGACCCGGGCCCCGCCCCGGACCGGGACCGGGGCCCGCGTACCCCTGGCGGGCACCCGGGACGTCACCCGGAGCCGCCCCGCGTGGCGCCGCCCCCTCGCCCCCCTGTGACTGGTGGGGCCACTGCGCCTGATGAGGTCCCTGCGGCCGGTACGGCCCCTGTGGCTCCTGCGACGGCCCGTCCGTCCGGCGCGGGTCGGGCCGGACGGCCCGGCTCTCACGTGCGCGTGCTGCGGCGGTGTCCGCGGCGTCTGCCTTGGGAGCGGGCCCGCGGCGGCTGTGGCGTCCCACGTCGCGCCTCAGCCTCCTGATGTCTGGTTGGCGGGCTCGTCGTCGACGGCCCCGTCGGTCCTCTCGCCACCCGCCGGCTTCCCGGTACCCACCGCGTCCGCGGCGCCCCCCGTGTCCGAGGCAGCCGTGCTGTCCGCGGTGTCCGCGAGGAGTTCGCGGAACGCCGTGGCAACGGCCTCCGGATACTCCATCATCGCCACGTGCCCCGCGTCCGGCAGGGTCAGCAGCCGGGAGGCACGGAAGGCGCGGGCGGCCCGTAGGGCCATGCGGTAGCCGACGAGTTGGTCCCGTCCACCGTAGACCAGGAGCGTGGGTGCGAGAACCCGCTCGGCCTGTCGCCACAGTCCGTGCTGGCCGCCCACCGTGTACGCGTTGACGAGTCCCCGGGTGGAACGCGCCATCGCGTCCCAGAAGTACGGCAGCCGCAGCCGCCGCTCCATCTCCTCCACCGCGTTGCGGAAGCCTTCCGGCGTCACCCGCGCCGGGTCCCCGTGGCAGAGCGCCGTCACGCCACGGACCCGCTGCTCCGCGGTCCACTCCCGGGTGAGCCGGTTGAACAGCTGGACCACCCCTGGCAGCGCCAGCAGCCCCGTCGGTACGGCGCTGCGCTGCACGCGGATCTCCGGCAGCGCGGGCGACACGAGGGTCAGCGTCCGCACCAGGTCGGGACGCACGGCGGCGACGCGGGTGACGACGGCACCGCCGAGCGAGTTCCCGAACAGGTGCACGGGACCGCGCCCGGCCGCGTCGAGGTGGCGGACGACCGCGCGCGCGTGGCTCGTGATCGAGTAGTCGCCGTCGTCCGGTGGCGGGGAGTCGCCGAAGCCGGGCAGGTCGAGGGCCTCGCTGTGGACGACGCCGTCCAGCAGCGGCATGAGCGCCGACCAGTTCTGCGAGGAGCCGCCGAGGCCGTGGACGTAGAGAGCGGGCGGCAGTCCCTCGCGGGCGGGCCGTCTCGACCGCACCGTCAGGGTGATGCCGGGGAGGTGGACCGACCTGAGCCGCTCCCCGTCCGCGACCTTGACGGCCGCGACCTTCGGCAGCGCGTTGGCGGGCGGCACGGACGGCGGCTCGGTCGAAGGCATGCGGCAATATTACGAGATGATCACACAGTGGTTCGTGTGTTCGCAGTCACAAGCGGTGCTGCGGCGGCGCGTCGGCCGGGTACGGATGCCGTCGGCGCCGGAAGCGGGCGCGCAGGACCGGGACCGGCGACGCATGGCGTCCGGATCGGGTGTCTCCTAGGCTCGTGAAGTGGGCACCCGCCGTGTGACCCCTGCACCCCGGGGACGTCCGTAGGAAGGGAGCCCAGCATGACCGTCGACCCGACCGACCCCGACACCTTCGACGACGAGGCGCAGGCACCGGATCCGGAGGACCGCGACGTCGAGGCGCCCGACGCCGACGCCGCCGAGCAGCGGGCGGAGGTCGGACAGGAGCGCGACGAGCCGCTGACCGACGTCGAGCCGGACCGGGCCAACGAGGCCGACCTGGCGGAGCAGGCCCGGGTCGTCTCGCACGACGAGGACGACTACCGCTGACCACCGGAAGGGAGGCCGATCTTTGCCCGGTCTGACTCCTTTTGAAACCTGTTGTGCGGCTTTCGCCACCGTCCGGTCCGTGAAATTCTGCGCTCTCAGCACACACACCACGGTTACCGAAAAGTACGATGTCGACGCGGCGCACACCGCACGAGGACGACTATGGGAGGCGGCGTGACAGCCATCGAGCAGACAGAGGCGGTACGCCCGCGGGGCACACGCCTTCCCCGCCGAGCCCGACGCAACCAGCTGCTGGGCGCCGCACAGGAAGTGTTCGTGGCCCAGGGCTACCACGCGGCCGCGATGGACGACATCGCCGAGCGGGCCGGCGTCAGCAAGCCCGTGCTCTACCAGCACTTCCCCGGCAAGCTCGACCTCTACCTCGCCCTGCTGGACCAGCACTGCGAGGCACTGATCCAGTCCGTGCGCAGCGCGCTGGCGTCGACCTCCGACAACAAGCAGCGCGTCCGGGCGACGATGGACGCGTACTTCGCCTACGTCGAGGACGACGGCGGTGCCTTCCGCCTGGTCTTCGAGTCGGACCTGACCAACGAGCCCGCCGTGCGCGAGCGCGTGGACAAGGTGACGAACGAGTGCGCGGAGGCGATCTGCGACGTCATCGCCGAGGACACCGGCCTCTCGCGCGCGGAGTCGATGCTCCTGGCCTCGGGACTGGGCGGTCTCGCGCAGGTGGTGGCGCGCTCCTGGCTGCACAGCGACCGCAGCGTGCCCCGCGACCAGGCGGTGCAGCTGCTGACCTCGCTGGCCTGGCGGGGCATCGCCGGCTTCCCGTTGCACGGTACCGAGCAGCACTGAGGGCGGCGGCTCCGGTTCTGTTCCCGGCGGCTGTTCGCTCCTGGCGTTCTCCGACGCTGCGTGTACGTCCCCTCACCGGGCTAATGTGTGCTGGTACGGCGCGGAAGATCGCGCACTTACTGACCGTCGGAGGGACATAGCCGTGGAGGTCAAGATCGGCGTGCAGCACGCGCCCCGCGAGATCGTTCTGGAGAGCGGTCAGAGCGCCGAGGAGGTCGAGCGCGTGGTGAGCGAGGCACTGGCCGGCAAGTCGCAGCTGCTGAGCCTCGTGGACGAACACGGCCGCAAGGTCCTGGTGCCGGCCGACCGGCTCGCCTACATCGAGATCGGCGAGCCGGCCCCGCGCAAGGTGGGCTTCGGCGCGCTGTAGCCGCCGGACGCGGGACGACGGACGTAGCACGGGTGGGGCCCGGCGGTGACACACCGCCGGGCCCCACCGTTGCTACCCGCGCTACCCGTGCTACCTGTTCCACCCGTGCGTGGTACCTGGTCCACCCGTGCGTGGTACCTGTTCCACCCGTTCCACGTGTTCTCGCTCCCACCCCTGCTCCCGTTCACGGACGGAGCACAGTTCACCCACAGGGGGAGGATTGCATTCCGCAGGTCAGGGGTAAGTCGGCTGTGACCGTTTGGGGCAGGCCGGCCATGTGGGAGGGACCCCGACATGATCTTGGAAGCGCTCAGCGCCGCACTCCTCGGCCTCGCCCTGGCATGGGCGGCCGCGCGCCGTCTGCCCCACCGCCTGCCCGCCCCGCTCCTCGTCCTGCCGACCGGTGTCGCCGGGGCCCTCTTCGGGGCGTTCGTCACGCACACCGCGCTGGGTGCCGGGGGGCTCGTGCCGGTGCTGCTGGGTTCGGCGACGGTCTCCGCGGCCTCGCTGTCGCTGCTGCTGCGCCCCGCGGGAAGGCTCCGCCGCAGTTCGGCGACCGCCTGACCGGCGGGCCGCCGTACCACTCGGGCCCGGGTGACGGCGTCAGGCCGCCAGACCCAGCGCCGCCATCCGCTTGGTGTGCGCCTCGGTGATCCGGGAGAACATCTTGCCGACCTCGGCCAGGTCGAAGCCGTCCGCGACCCCGCCCACGAGCATGGTCGACAGCGCGTCCCGGTCGGCCACCACCCGCTGGGACTGCGAGAGCGCCTCCCCCATCAGCCGCCGCGCCCACAGCGCGAGCCGCCCGCCCACCCGCGGGTCGGCGTCGATCGCCGCGCGCACCTTCTCCACGGCGAAACCGGCGTGCCCGGTGTCGTCGAGCACGGCGAGCACCAGCTCGCGGGTGTCCGTGTCGAGGCGGGCGGCGACCTCGCGGTAGAAGTCGCTGGCGATGGAGTCGCCGACGTAGGCCTTGACGAGACCCTCCAGCCAGTCCGAGGGGTCCGTCTGCTTGTGGAAGCCGTCGTAGGCGGCCACGAACGGCTCCATGGCCCCCGTCGGCTCCTCGCCGATCTCGGCCAGCCGGTCGCGCAGCCGCTCGAAGTGGTGGAACTCCGCCGACGCCATCTTCGCCAGCTCCGCCTTGTCCGCCAGCGTGGGCGCCAGCTTGGCGTCCTCCGCGAGCCGCTCGAACGCCGCCAGCTCGCCGTACGCGAGCGCGCCGAGCAGGTCCACGACCGCGGCGCGGTACTGCGGGTCGGCCGCGGCCGCCGCCCAGTCGCGGGCGGCGACCGGGGTGGCTCCGGCGGTACCGGCGGTTCCAGCGGTCTCGGCGGGGGCGTCTGCGGCGGTGCCAGGCTTGTCAGAGCTCGTCATGCAGCGCACAATAGCCCGCTCTTCGGCGGTGGTAAGGCCCTGGTCAGTCAGTGTGACGACGACTACGTGAGCAAATCGGCCATCGCGTGTGCGCGAATCCGGGGTA encodes the following:
- a CDS encoding glycosyltransferase, with product MRIGLLTEGGYPYVSGEAGLWCDRLVRGLEHHEFDVYALSRSEREEDGGWVPLPPQVGRVRTAPLWESVDDGIVHGRRARRRFAECYGELATALCAAPGDPSRSADGEPEGQSALEADRFASALYGLAELARDEGGLPTALRSETAVRALERACRAPGAHRSAREARVPDLLAVAARLERALRPLSLDWYEDDDLGSVDLCHAASGGTGALPGLLARHFCDVPLLVTEYGVRLRTHYLTEPDSSPAIRSLLAAFHGRLAAETYRRAAVITPGNTHTRRWQERCGADRAKLRTVHPGMDAAPFAEAGESPECADPQTLVWVGRVEPAKDLVSLLHAFAEVRRAEPGSRLRIVGAPSGPEGVAYLAHCKGLAAQLFPDEADGPHAVGRNPVSFEETGGPELPSRADAYASGALVVLSSVVEGFPTGLVEAMFCGRATVSTDVGAVVEAIGGTGLVVPPRNPRALAEACVALLRDPERRERLGAAARARALELFTVEQNITAFHGIYLEILSRTPVRRVVLDGAGEPLPFGVPAEAHVPGRWSDATARVAARGGPGAVRTGPGWATDDGPVRATTSVSAAEGASR
- a CDS encoding DUF3152 domain-containing protein, whose product is MGRHSRRGPAPKADAADTAAARARESRAVRPDPRRTDGPSQEPQGPYRPQGPHQAQWPHQSQGGEGAAPRGAAPGDVPGARQGYAGPGPGPGRGPGPAPGARFPGDETPAHGFPRTADGTPAHGVPGFPDGTPARGVPRFSDGTPAHGVPRVRGGHPEQREPGGGWGEPGGRPGDGYGSVTGPRNGAPASFAPPSPSGPVSPSGPASPFPRQRQAPGEGPRQDYLDAFGADGDVFAVRPRGRTPGAARPADPYASVTDWSAADGGASGGGGIPGGAEADADDEPPTGEPAPVKGARGRTFTGIAAAAVTTVLAVVVAGQVADGSDGSDMRAQSATDQARGAHDPASRDDERPTPSASASAKPLTYEQKMGKTYPLGATLKASGKFDAVPGIAKGTGKGQKYTYRIDVEQGLGLDGGLFAEAVQKTLNDDRSWAHNGARTFERVESGQPDFVITLASPGTTAEWCAKSGLDTTEDNVSCDSAATQRVMINAYRWAQGAAPYGDAIHAYRQMLINHEVGHRIGYNHVTCDKDGELAPVMQQQTKFVDHDGIDCRPNAWAYPNG
- a CDS encoding TetR/AcrR family transcriptional regulator is translated as MTAIEQTEAVRPRGTRLPRRARRNQLLGAAQEVFVAQGYHAAAMDDIAERAGVSKPVLYQHFPGKLDLYLALLDQHCEALIQSVRSALASTSDNKQRVRATMDAYFAYVEDDGGAFRLVFESDLTNEPAVRERVDKVTNECAEAICDVIAEDTGLSRAESMLLASGLGGLAQVVARSWLHSDRSVPRDQAVQLLTSLAWRGIAGFPLHGTEQH
- a CDS encoding DUF3107 domain-containing protein; amino-acid sequence: MEVKIGVQHAPREIVLESGQSAEEVERVVSEALAGKSQLLSLVDEHGRKVLVPADRLAYIEIGEPAPRKVGFGAL
- a CDS encoding alpha/beta fold hydrolase, giving the protein MPSTEPPSVPPANALPKVAAVKVADGERLRSVHLPGITLTVRSRRPAREGLPPALYVHGLGGSSQNWSALMPLLDGVVHSEALDLPGFGDSPPPDDGDYSITSHARAVVRHLDAAGRGPVHLFGNSLGGAVVTRVAAVRPDLVRTLTLVSPALPEIRVQRSAVPTGLLALPGVVQLFNRLTREWTAEQRVRGVTALCHGDPARVTPEGFRNAVEEMERRLRLPYFWDAMARSTRGLVNAYTVGGQHGLWRQAERVLAPTLLVYGGRDQLVGYRMALRAARAFRASRLLTLPDAGHVAMMEYPEAVATAFRELLADTADSTAASDTGGAADAVGTGKPAGGERTDGAVDDEPANQTSGG
- a CDS encoding ferritin-like domain-containing protein, translating into MTSSDKPGTAADAPAETAGTAGTAGATPVAARDWAAAAADPQYRAAVVDLLGALAYGELAAFERLAEDAKLAPTLADKAELAKMASAEFHHFERLRDRLAEIGEEPTGAMEPFVAAYDGFHKQTDPSDWLEGLVKAYVGDSIASDFYREVAARLDTDTRELVLAVLDDTGHAGFAVEKVRAAIDADPRVGGRLALWARRLMGEALSQSQRVVADRDALSTMLVGGVADGFDLAEVGKMFSRITEAHTKRMAALGLAA